Genomic window (Helianthus annuus cultivar XRQ/B chromosome 3, HanXRQr2.0-SUNRISE, whole genome shotgun sequence):
CTTTATTAATAgaaccttaatttctttttgtccccttatctttttcggtttagtaaaagtccattggtttacaatatatgaaaaggtgggaccaccactggttatttttgaagttaggACCATTGAAGGCCAACTGCTAATAgttagaattattaaaatccattattccataACTAAATAAACTGCAATAGTGTTTACCTTTCGCGTTTCCATCACCTAAGCTAACGACTTTGTCCCTTGGGGGAGCGGTGACCCCAGACTGAGCCAATGTTGGAAGCAAATAACCCGCAAAACAGTTGGAACTTATATATGTATAAGGTATGTTTTCAGCCTCAATGGCTCGGCGAACCTGAGCCTTGGTTGCGAATAACGTTTTGGCAGGTTCCACGGCGTGTGAACGATCCGCATCGTTTCCAAACTCGGATGGATAAAATTTCTAGATGAGCATGATAAGTTAGAACTCATAGCTACTCTTTAATTTGTTCATTGATATGGTTTATCTCTGTAACTAAATACCTTGATATTACCAGCTTCTTTTATGGCAGCAATGATTTTGACTTGATCAGCAAGTTGTGTTTGACTCACTCCTACTGCCGAGATCACCACATCTACCTGCTTTATCGCCGTGATCAGCCTCTCGTGATCATGCAAATCGCCCTAACATAATTACACCAAATATGAACAACGTTATGATATTAGTAAACTGCTAAAGAACAACAGATAGAGTAGATTGATTATTACTGACAGTGATGATATTAACGCCGGCTTTCTTAAAACAGTCGATCACTGAAGATTTGGAAGGATCGGAGAGCGTGGATTCCCTAACGAGGACGAAAGTAGGATGACCCATGTTAGCGCTGGCTTCGACTATGAATTTACCGATGTAGCCGGTTCCTCCGATGATCAGAATCTTACTCTTCTCCGCCATGTTCTGTGTAGAATGATGATTTTCCGGTGATTATATAAAAAGAGTCAACGAAAGCTAATTGTCAAGTGCTATGAGAGTGTTGTAGAAGAGTAAGCTTATGAGCCTGGTCAATTTATAGCTTGTCCACTTTCTATTATAAAAATCGATGTTGGTATTGGTACCGGTACTTTTTCTGTATTTGTGGTACCGAAAATCTGGTACTGATGCCGGTAATGAAACGATCAATTCGGTACGATATTTGATGTCCACTTCTCCTCGAACTTGGTATTGGTATTTTCACTATTCATACCAATACGATACGAGTATAATACCAATCTCATTCCTACTTTTGACCCTGTCAAATTTTGTAGGTGatctaaaaattataaaaattatagTCTACGCTTAATGATGCAATTTTTATGATTAAAAACAAGAGTAATAAACCTACCATAACAATTAATAATTATTTAAATGACTTTTAGTTTTACAACAATAAAATAGATGTCAACTAACGATTATCATTTTACACACTTGATAGGTACATTTAAccttctaatttttttattagaTAATTGAATATATATGCAGGTGAAGGTTCGTTAAGGGAACCTTAAAAAATAGAAAACTGAGGAACTCACTTTGGATTAAAATTTTCTACGACTAACATGCGATGATATCGTGATTTCTTTTTTAGGTTAAAAATATACGGAGGGgcaaaagtgaaaaaaaaataataaaataaaatacctTCTTAACCTTCCTTCATGTCTATCTCTCAACAAATATATATGGAATCTATTAATTTTCAACCAAACACTAACACGTCATAGAAAAGATGACTTATTGGGGTATTGTATCGTAAATCATCCGGCTAAACCCAGGTTAAAGGCGAAATCATGAGATGGCCCGACCAAGGGGTTCAGATGCTTTACAATACGCTAAACCCAGGTTAAAGGCCAACGTTTTCGTATTTTATTTTAGAGACCAACAATTCCACAATTTTAGTTAACAAATAAACAAAAAACTTTATAAATAAGGATGTTTAGCTTCATCTGATGAAGGAAAAAAAATGTAGGTATCGAACGGAACCAAACCATTTTTAGTTCGTCTAATGGTGGTTTGTCGTTATCGGTTGCACTTTCATGTTATTTATAGACTAAAAATCTGGCAAATTATCAACGAACAGTCACTGATGAACAGGCTACCAACGCCAACAACTGAAAAGCCTGAGTGGACTcaacttttaaaaacttggcaacTGAATTTTGGACATATCCCCTGACGGATATGTCATCGTTAACGGTATTTATAGGCATAAAGGTATTTGTAGGCATAACCACCAATTTttaaaaacttgacaactgaatTTTCGTTCCACAAAAAGCTAAGGAAAATAAAAGCCGTTGGTATTTGTAGGCATAACCACCAAAAGGATATATGTCGATAATTAGTCAGTAATTGCCGAAAAATTACCAAGAACAAGTTGACAtgcaatttttttatatataatattcagTTGCTAATCATCAACTATTTATGGCGGTAGGCAACTAGCCTTCGGTGATACTCCTTTTTCAAGTAGTGGGAGTTGTGGTGGGCATGGCAGGGATGGTGGTGGCGCGGGGTGGATAAGGTGTGTTGGCAACGACGATGACGGGACAGAGGCTAAGACGACGAGGGAGTCGGAGATTACGATTTCTTTGATTAAATTCCTTCATAATTAGGAATGTTAGGCTTCCTTTACATGATTAAAGTGTATTGAATTTAATTCAAATCTAGTTCCATCGTTATACTTGGAATTCACTGTAACACCTCAATCCGGATGGGTCGATGTGTCACTATAACAGGGGATCAGAACAAAAGTTATAATTCCATTAATTAAATCAAAGTTGGAAATACATAACAAAAGTTAGAGTAAGCCCGAATGTCTAATACAGATTATTTAGAATCATAATTTTAATGACATCTTCAAATTATTCCTAAGCATTAGTCTTCTCTCACCTGATCCCGCCAAGGTATCCTATGAACCTGAGGTATACAAAAAGTTTACAAAATTAGCCAAATGCCCAGTACAGAATAATAGGCTCAAGTAGCAAATACGTTATCAACTAAAATGATATCACTTTATTTCGTAATGTAAACTACCACGAAGCAAAACAAAGCAAAGCAAAGCATAACATATATCTGAACTGAACCATATCATACAGATATAACCATAAGCTAAACATAGGTGACAACCACAAAGTATGTCACATGAGACGGTGCCGGTTACCCTACCCGTCTTCCATGTCCAGAAACATTCCTAGGATATATCCATAGCCTCCTAGTCATTATGTACCACACTTTTACCTAGGGACGTCGTGAACTGATAACTCCTTCATGGGAGGAGCCAGAGAACTTAGGGTAACAGATATCAGATAATCAGAACTAAATATAACACTAACATTAACAGATATTATAAGTATcagaacatgcgataatgagcaCAATATAATCATAAACTTATCGCATGTTGTCAAACCGAGTAACAATTGTAATCAAAGTAACAAACGAACGGACAGTCAATTGAATCGATGCTTAAAGACGTTAGttttaaaaattaatatatataaatatattggACTACTAGACCATCATTTTAGACTAGTACGCCCATGGCTTTATAACCTGGTGGCATCTTGAGGGTGAGATCAAGCTTTGGGACCAAAATGTATTGGGTTCAATTCCCATaaaagggggtttttcccatatttattgggtttccccCTAAATTGGTGtgtaggcattatgcctagtggagatgggtacgatcgggtggttccactggtggcacgatgatactccagtggtccttcagtgatccaaatttgccgttcaaaaaaaaaatatactatATGTTTTACTTTTCCCGTAAACCCCTTGGGTCTTATTGTGCATAAGTTTTGACTTTTGATTATTTATGAAAGATAGGTTATTACCTTGGAGTACTCTCCGGGCTCGAGAAAGTAAGTTGTATTAAAAACTATATATGATTAATACATACTTAAAATCATACAAAAATAACGACATATTAAATGTGTTGG
Coding sequences:
- the LOC110929532 gene encoding isoflavone reductase-like protein; protein product: MAEKSKILIIGGTGYIGKFIVEASANMGHPTFVLVRESTLSDPSKSSVIDCFKKAGVNIITGDLHDHERLITAIKQVDVVISAVGVSQTQLADQVKIIAAIKEAGNIKKFYPSEFGNDADRSHAVEPAKTLFATKAQVRRAIEAENIPYTYISSNCFAGYLLPTLAQSGVTAPPRDKVVSLGDGNAKAVFNEEHDIATYTIKTVDDPRTVNKSVYINPPGNIYSFNELVSLWEKKIGKTLEKVYLSEDQVLKNIEESPLPRSLIMSISHTVFVKGDQTNFEIEPSFGVEASELYPDVKYTTVDEYLSRFV